GGTGCGTGGTTGGGAAAGATAACAGAGGGTCACAACCTCATTGCTGTAAGTGGGAGCCATGGTAAGGGGTAACAACTAACGATGATTAAGCTTCAATCTATTTCTTTATATGCTTTTCTCTGCATAACCACACAATGAAAGACATTTCCAATACCTCGTTCCATTTACAAGTTGGCAATTGGAATGGGGATGGTAAAGATGTGCAAATCTATTGCCAACATCAGTAAGCCACTCAAGTATAGCTTCTACTCTAAAATGCAGGAAAGAGTACCACAGCTAGTATGCTTGCTTATCTCTTGCATGCAATGGGAGATGACATTACTGCTGTAGTTGGGGCTAAGGTGCCACAGGTATAGTCATAGTGTTGATTTCATTGTTTCAGTTGATGATGCTTATTGTGCCAAGTGACAAATCTTATTCCAAAGATTAGTCTAATCAAAAGTTCACCTGCCCTCTTCAGTTTGATGGGGGAAACATCATCTATGGTACCGGCAACAATTTTGTTTTGGAGGTATCCCTTCAGATCTCTTTTCATTGTAGAATTGATGATACTGTGGAATACATATCCTGGAAGGCATCAGGAAGAAATTTATACCACTTTAGTAGTATTGATTATAACTGGTACTGAAGGTTTCAGTTGCTGTAATTTGAACACATTTCTGCAGCACTCAATCTCCGTGCTGATGATTAATGCAGGCTGATGAGTATGACTATTGTTTCCTGGGATTAAGACCTCATATAGCTGTTGTTACTAATGTGGATTGGGAACATGTGGATATCTTTCAAAATGAGGTCCAAATCTAACTAGCAAATAGTATGCTTTATAAGAACTTAACTTTTGGCCTCAGGATATCcaccatttcttttttcctttcagGAGGAAGTTAGAGCAACTTTCCGGCGATTTGTCCAGCAAATAAGGGATGGTGGGCATCTCATTTTATGTGGAGATAGgtgtggtgtatatttcaaGGCCCTTGTCTCCTAATCTTTCAGTAATAGTTGCAACGACCACACGCATTATTGCCGGAGCATTGCAACAACATTAAATCACCAATCTTTCTCTAAATTTTGGAATGGAAGTAAATTGTATATTCTGAAATCATCCTTAAAGAATTGATTCTTCCAATAGCACCACTGACTTTTGGGAGTTTACTGCATCTCAGTTCAAATTTTTTTGGGGACTCCCATCACCTTATGTGACGACGTATGATGAACTTTACTCTTTGTTTCACTAGTGATAGGACCAGTGACACTTCTGTGAGTTTCTTGTTATTATGTCTGGTACATTTCTCGTCCCAATAACAAAAAATTGTGCAGCTGTGCAGGTGCATATATTTCTTTGTGCAGCCGTGGAAAAGCAGATACTGAACCACATATTTCAAATGAGTTTGAAACATTTCCAAGTTCAGAGTTGTGCTGTGATAGATATCACATAACAACTTATGGTATTTCCAGTTTTAATGAATGGCATGCTTCATCAATTCATCCAAATTCATATGGTGGTAGTGATTATAAGCTAGTAAGTTATTTGTTCTTTAATGTGATTGCTTGTCTGTTAAACGTCCAAGAATAATGATTTAAATATGTTCTTTCTAGATGTGCAATTGCTAGGTTGTGAAATAGCTATGCCTTTAGTCTTGATAGCATTTTTGTGAATTACTCTCTTGCAGTATCACAAGGGGCATTATGTTGCAGACATCAGCCTAAGGATGCCTGGAAtccataatattattaattcattGGCAGTGAGTAAATGTTATATAGTAAATCTTCCatatttttaatggtctaatAGCACCAAATATCTAAACTTTCTGCAAATTTTGCAATTCTAtctaattcttttatttttgtcaattaaaaTCCAAATGGTTTACATTAGGAATCAATTTATCCTATACATCATAATCAATCAAAATCAATTTCTGTTGAAGTGGCTGCCATGTTAGCAAAAATCAAGAAGTTTTGACCAAGTGGAGAGATTGGATGAAGTTGATCTTAATTTGAACCATATTTATTTACTAGACAAAGTTTCTTTTAAAAGGATAGAATTGCAAATTTTACTAAGAGTTTGGATATTTGACACTATTAGGCCAGtattaattcttaaaaataAGTTATAGAGGAATTATAGCCTGTTGTTCTTATCAGTTATAGGTAAGCCAGTTAGTATCTCTGTTCCTGAACCTGCAGGTTATTGCCACAGTGAGTATTGTAGCCAGCGATAAAGGATTTTTTGATACAATAACTTCTCTTCGGTCACATTTGCTCAATTTTAGAGGCATTTGTAGACGTTTTGAGAAGGTTGGGACAATTTGTGGATGTCACATTTATGATGATTATGCTCACCATCCAACTGAAATTCGTGCTGTTCTTCAAGCAGCACGTCAAAGGTTTCCATTTACGGAGcttttggtaatttttgaaCCTCACACTTATAGGTCAGTTATATcacaaatattatttcaaaCATAATTTACTTTAAATGACGTTTTTGTGTTTTCACCCTTTGCAGTCGCATAGCAGCTCTAAAGAGTGAGTTTGCTGCTGCATTTAAAGATGCAGACCAGGTTGTAGTTACAGAGGTATAATTAATATGGAGTCAGTTTGATCTGATTTACAAGTTGCTAATATCAAGTGTTATGTAGCCGAAATAGGTTAAGAGTCAGTATGAAAGGCTTTTGCATTGCAGAACCAAGTAGTAGGATAGTTGTGAATAGCTTTTTCACTTGCTTCGCAATAGGCCTCCTTTAGTTTGCAATGGAACAACCTTACTGATGCACCATGCTTACATTTGAGGCCCGACTATTACATCTATTTTTGTGCTCCAGGTTTACGCTGCCAGAGAAACGAGTCATTGTACAAGTGGAAGGGATCTTGCTAGATCTATAGCTTGTCCATCATCTGAATTTATACCCTCCAGAGAAACAAGTCATTGTATAAGTGGAAGCGATCTTGCTAGATCTATAGTTTGTCCTTCATCAGAATTTATCCCCTCCCTGGTACAATACATTCTGCTTTTTCACCAAGAAAGCTTTAGCTTTTAGTGTCTAATCATTATAGCAAATCCCATAACAATTTTAATCTGGAAATGCTGTTGGATTGTCAGGATAGGGTGCTCGATAAATTGGTAAGTTTGGTTTGGAAAGATCCTGATAGGGAGATTGTCATCTTGACTTTGGGAGCAGGtaaaagttttaaatattttggtgGTTCAatgttttaaacttttaattactAGCATTCATCTAAAATGATGGTATTCAATGATTCAGGAGACATTACTACACTGGGTCGGAAACTACTCTGCGAGCTACAGCTCAGAATCACTTATTGCTCAATGTTTCAGTAAAAAGAACCTATGGAACAAGAGCAGTATTTCCTCAACAAGGTCTCTCAAAATATTCATTTGAAGGATCGATGCACATGGAATGATTTTGCCAACAACGGAACGCATGATCTCACGCGAACCTTGGGAACAAGTTCTTCACCCGCAATTTTTGGACAAGGGAAACTGGGACATCACACCGCTTTCTCCCAGTTCATTTGCCGAGACTATTTCATCACTTTAGATTGCTGAGGATGCACCTGCGCACGCATACATTTTCAATCGACGTTAAGAGAGTAACTAGACGGCCAAGGTACTGTCTAGTCAGCTGATTCTTTCCTATCTAATGTCTTTTTTgttaatgaaacaaaaattgtgGCTTTGAATAGTGCTGTGTAAATATTACGAGCAAACTTACTGATCTCGTTTGCCAGTTAGTATGTTTGTACTATGTATTATGTAAGACAACCGCTCTGAAATCGCTTGTTGGTCGTTAGCTACCCCTGAACCTGCCTTTATTAGAAGAatgttgatgtttttttttttttcttttttgggtaaattgttgatgtttattttaaattcattaactATTGCGTTCAAGAGTGGACAAAATTGCTGGCTGTAACAATCTCAGCTTTAGCTTGTCGCAGCTacaagaagaaaagaaaacttGGATAATATAATAAGGAAAGATGCACTAGAAACCAGCATGACCAAACCTATTAACCCAACCTGTAATAGAAACTATAAGAGCATGGTCTACATAAAATATTGACAGAAGTAAgaacatttattgttttttggTAACTACATCATGATTATCAGTTAGCTGATATATTGACCAAATCTTTATGCGAAAGCAGATTTGCCGTGCTTAGATATGAATTTGGAATGATTGAATTAAATTGAGGTTTCATTCCGAAAGGTAATAGTCAAGTGAGGTCAATATGGTGTTTCGAGAAGTTACTGAATCTTACGAGAAGTGATAAAGGTTCGAGAAGTAACTTGAAGAAAGTAGAAGTCTGAGACGTTATTGAGAGTTTGAGAAGTCGGTAAGAAGGTCGGGAAGTAATATGAGAAGAGAATGATCGAGAAGTCATATATTTAGGGGGAATGACGAGAAGTTAACTTTTCGATGACAAGTATATTACTCTCCGAAAAGTAACTAGCTTCGAGAGTTGTCAATTCTttagaaagaagaaggaattcCGAGAAGTAGATAAGTGAAAGAAAAGTTATCCAAAGACTCAAAGAGGAAAGACAATGGAGAATAGGTGAGAAGTCAAAAATTTCAATCTCCTAAAAGTACGTGACATATAGGCCATAGCATCTCAAAATAGACGAGAGTTATCTTTTTGGACGTCTCACTTTTTTGACacacaataaaattattattaaacatactctttatctttatttaatCCTTAgtacttttcatatttttctttacaACTTTAAATAATTTACCGTCCATATAAATACGGTCATGTCCCTCACTTATCATTTGACCAATTAATTTTCTAAAGGGCATTAATGTCTCTTaaatttctcaaattttcaaaattaaattctttttttcatCTCTTAAATCCgatccttttttcttttcttttctttttttttttctcgaaaattcgatccaatttttttaaaaaaccgaccCTTCACCCTTTGTTCTAGGAAAAACCgacccataaaaaaaaaaaaaaaaaaaaaaaaaaaaaaaaaaaaaaaaaaaaaaaaaaaaaaaaaaaaaaaaaaaaaaaaaaaaaaaaaaaaaaNNNNNNNNNNNNNNNNNNNNNNNNNNNNNNNNNNNNNNNNNNNNNNNNNNNNNNNNNNNNNNNNNNNNNNNNNNNNNNNNNNNNNNNNNNNNNNNNNNNNNNNNNNNNNNNNNNNNNNNNNNNNNNNNNNNNNNNNNNNNNNNNNNNNNNNNNNNNNNNNNNNNNNNNNNNNNNNNNNNNNNNNNNNNNNNNNNNNNNNNNNNNNNNNNNNNNNNNNNNNNNNNNNNNNNNNNNNNNNNNNNNNNNNNNNNNNNNNNNNNNNNNNNNNNNNNNNNNNNNNNNNNNNNNNNNNNNNNNNNNNNNNNNNNNNNNNNNNNNNNNNNNNNNNNNNNNNNNNNNNNNNNNNNNNNNNNNNNNNNNNNNNNNNNNNNNNNNNNNNNNNNNNNNNNNNNNNNNNNNNNNNNNNNNNNNNNNNNNNNNNNNNNNNNNNNNNNNNNNNNNNNNNNNNNNNNNNNNNNNNNNNNNNNNNNNNNNNNNNNNNNNNNNNNNNNNNNNNNNNNNNNNNNNNNNNNNNNNNNNNNNNNNNNNNNNNNNNNNNNNNNNNNNNNNNNNNNNNNNNNNNNNNNNNNNNNNNNNNNNNNNNNNNNNNNNNNNNNNNNNNNNNNNNNNNNNNNNNNNNNNNNNNNNNNNNNNNNNNNNNNNNNNNNNNNNNNNNNNNNNNNNNNNNNNNNNNNNNNNNNNNNNNNNNNNNNNNNNNNNNNNNNNNNNNNNNNNNNNNNNNNNNNNNNNNNNNNNNNNNNNNNNNNNNNNNNNNNNNNNNNNNNNNNNNNNNNNNNNNNNNNNNNNNNNNNNNNNNNNNNNNNNNNNNNNNNNNNNNNNNNNNNNNNNNNNNNNNNNNNNNNNNNNNNNNNNNNNNNNNNNNNNNNNNNNNNNNNNNNNNNNNNNNNNNNNNNNNNNNNNNNNNNNNNNNNNNNNNNNNNNNNNNNNNNNNNNNNNNNNNNNNNNNNNNNNNNNNNNNNNNNNNNNNNNNNNNNNNNNNNNNNNNNNNNNNNNNNNNNNNNNNNNNNNNNNNNNNNNNNNNNNNNNNNNNNNNNNNNNNNNNNNNNNNNNNNNNNNNNNNNNNNNNNNNNNNNNNNNNNNNNNNNNNNNNNNNNNNNNNNNNNNNNNNNNNNNNNNNNNNNNNNNNNNNNNNNNNNNNNNNNNNNNNNNNNNNNNNNNNNNNNNNNNNNNNNNNNNNNNNNNNNNNNNNNNNNNNNNNNNNNNNNNNNNNNNNNNNNNNNNNNNNNNNNNNNNNNNNNNNNNNNNNNNNNNNNNNNNNNNNNNNNNNNNNNNNNNNNNNNNNNNNNNNNNNNNNNNNNNNNNNNNNNNNNNNNNNNNNNNNNNNNNNNNNNNNNNNNNNNNNNNNNNNNNNNNNNNNNNNNNNNNNNNNNNNNNNNNNNNNNNNNNNNNNNNNNNNNNNNNNNNNNNNNNNNNNNNNNNNNNNNNNNNNNNNNNNNNNNNNNNNNNNNNNNNNNNNNNNNNNNNNNNNNNNNNNNNNNNNNNNNNNNNNNNNNNNNNNNNNNNNNNNNNNNNNNNNNNNNNNNNNNNNNNNNNNNNNNNNNNNNNNNNNNNNNNNNNNNNNNNNNNNNNNNNNNNNNNNNNNNNNNNNNNNNNNNNNNNNNNNNNNNNNNNNNNNNNNNNNNNNNNNNNNNNNNNNNNNNNNNNNNNNNaaccccccaaaaaaaaaaaaaaaaaaaaaaaaaaaaaaaaaaaaaaaaacaacaacaacaacaacaacaacaacaaatttttGCTCAACCCGTCACTTTTGCCTAGTATTCAAGCATTTTCAGAGCAGTCTCTTTACTCTCTCTATTTTCAAAACTCCATTAATGGCTGCCAAGCAAGACAACCCCTCTAACCCACCTAGCCCTAAGAACACTGACGATCAGCCGCCAGCTCTTGAAGAGCTGAGCAACATGGTAAAAACCGGCTCTATTTTGGACAGAGCAGGTTTTCTACAGCACTCAACGGACAGGGAACTGACGGAGAAGATTTTGAAGAAATTCGAGGATTGCGGTTTAATGAGATTCCTCACCTACGACTACCAATCAGTGCACAGGATGGATTTCACAGAGTGGTTCGTGAACGCGAAGATTGTGGGAGACGAAATCCAATCAAGAGTGGGAAACACTGACATTATTATCGGCGCCGGAGATATTAGGGCGGCATTTGATTTTGTAGTTCCGGAAGGAGCACATTCAGACTTGTCGAGATACGCATTCGAGCAGCAGAAATTGTGGGAGGAGATTAAGGCAGATTTTGCCCCTGCTAATCTCAAGCTTTCATTTAAGAAGCGGTTATTGAAGACAGAATATGAAAGGGCCGTGGATGTGATCATTAAGATTCTGCAGTATAAGGTTGCAGGCACTGATGATGTTAATCTGGAGATTTTCACCTTGTTGAGTGCGATCATGGAGAATTATCCCTGCAATTGGCCCCaaatcatcttcaattttctcagAAGCTACGTTGAGAGAGCAGTGAATGTTGGTTCAAAGTCACTGAAccaaaaggttggttttggatTTTTGGTTCAATATTTGTTGCATTTGAAGGGCATTAAGCTTAGGCCTGGAGTTCCTGTGCATCGTAATACTTATTTGTTTAAGACTAAGCCCCAAGCACATAAACGCCAAGCTGAAACCCCCACTAAGTCCAAGAAGAAGGCAGTTGTAGCTCAAGAGAGCTCTTCTAAGGTGCCTCTAGCCAAAAATTTGGAGAAACTCCTCAAGTCTAAAAAGACTAAGAGGAGGCCATTAAAGGATGTAAGAGTTGTGAGCAAAGCAGTCAAAATGGGTGGTGAGGAAGGAGATGACACGAAGGTTAGGGATTCTGTTGTTGAGGGGGAAGCCCGAGCCCCTATTGCTCAAATTGTTGCTGTTGATGTTCCCACTTCTAGAGTGAAGGAGGAGGTGACAGAAATTCCGGTGAATGTGAATGTTCAAACTCGATCCATCCCACGAGAACCTGCTACGACAGCAGCAGATGTGACGAGTGAGAGCATGGATATTGATGCAGATGCTGAGATTGCAGCCGAGATGCAAATGGGAGAAACTCAGCCTGGTTCCATTGTTGGAGGAGACTCGGCCTGTATTGACGAGGAGTTGCTGGCAGAATACATGAGAGTCAAGGCTTGGCAGAAATGGAGAATCAGTGATTTCGCCACCATTGCTGCTGGGATCAGTTTCATGGAACCAGAGGAGGAATTTTCGTTGAAGTGGCTGAATACTTCATATATTCCAGAAGCCACCAGTTTTGCATTGATAGATGATGTTTACAGCAAGAAGTTGGCTGCCCGAGAGGCTGAGAAGGGCAAATATAAGGCTGCTGATGAAGAATCTCAGAGCACAACTCCTAAGGATGCTGAGAAAGCCTTTCAAAAGGATTTTAGGAGGGCCATGCAGCAATCAAGGTTAGAGCAGGAGATGGAAGGCCCAGGCTCAACTTCTGGGGTTGGTACGAGAAGGCCAATCCGAGAAATCACCCCAGAACAACCAACGAGAAGTCCTGATGCACGAGAAGTGGCTGTCCTGAGCAGCTTTCAAACCAAAGATGTTACCCAAACCTTACAATGCGCTGAGGAAGCAATGAAAAAGATGTGGGGTTTGGTAACTAGAATGGCAAATAAGGTGGAACTTATGGAAGAACAAGCCGCTGCTGTCCAGAAGAAGCTAAGCAAAATTGATGAGAAGATGGATGATGTGTATGATAAAGTTGGTGCTATCCCTGCCATGAATGATAAGATTGATGTGATCACTGATGGGGTCATCAATTTGTACGATAAGCTGAGTGTTTTTATTGATGATGCCAAAAAGGGAGAAGGAAGTAGGAGACCCCCTAGGAGATTTGGCAGTGCCCAACAAAGAGCTTCTGGCAGCACAAGCACTTCACAAGATATTGTTCCCTTCCCTGATGAGTCATACAGTCTACAAAATCTTCTTGACTATGCTAAAACATGGAATATGATCCATTTTAAGAACGAAGAAATAAGGAAGCAGAAGCAAGAGGATGAAAGGGAAAGGGAAgatgaagaaaggaagaagcGGCAGAGGATTATGGAGCAACAAACTGAGAAAGAGATACTAGCCAAATCGGCTAAGTATAAGGAAGGAACTAGGCTGGACAGTGACTAGCAGCTTGCCATGATCATCTTCCAGATTGTGAGAGACACGGGTGTCTCATTTACCGATGGCAAGACTGCAGGAGAATGCATAGACTGGTGGAAATGCAGGGTACTTGATGGAGAAACCATAGCTGAAGCTTTCAGAAATTACCTACATTTCAATATCACAAGAAATTATGCTCAATGTGTTGTGCAGAACGACATCATAGCCTCGAGAAGAGCGATCAATGAGGCTGTGAACAATCTAAAGAAGTTGGCAAAGGATCTCGAAGAAATAGCTAAGGCAAATGAAGACAGACCATTTCAATAATTGTAAGATCTTTTTACTTGGGCCATTTCAATGACTCTATTAGGccagttttaattttaattattaaagatAAGTTGTAGAGGAATTATAGCTTGTTGTTCTCATCAGTTATAGGTTATTGCCACAGTGAGTTTTGTATACAGTGATAAAAGATCTTTTCATACAATAACTTCTCTTTGGTGTTGCTCAATTTTAGGGGCATTTGTAGACATTTGGAGAAGGTTGGGACAATTTGTGGATGTCACATTTATGATGATTATGCTCACCATCCAACTGAAATTCGTGCTGTTCTTCAAGCAGCACGTCAAAGGTTTCCATTTAAGGAGcttttggtaatttttcaaCGTCACATTTATAGATTAGTTACATcacaaatattatttcaaaCATAATTTACTTTAAATGATGTTTTTGTGTTTTCACCATTTGCAGTCGCATAGCAGCTCTAAAGTGTGAGTTTGCTGCTGCATTTAAAGATGCAGACCAGTTTGTGGTTTCAGATTCACTTAATTTTGCTCGATGTTTCAGAAAAAAGAACCTATTGAACTTCAAATCTTGCAGATAGGAACAATTTGGAGTTTACAGTTCAAAAAAGACACCTGAAGCTACTTCCTAGTTGATGCAAGATGCAACATAACAGTTGTGTAGACAAGCTGCAAAatctgagttaccatgattcaTTTTCAATTGATGTAGATGATGTGTCCAATACTATGATAGATATGAATACTGAAACTACAGATGATATCAACATTTTTGGATTTTCCTTTCCAGGAATTGAGCACAGATATCATAAAGAAATTGATTTAATTGGAACACATGATACAGTTCAGCTCTGAGtgatcaacaaaacaaaaaggtaCTACAATTTATAATCCTTATCTACCATCCATCAAACGTGAAACAATGAAAATGGGAAAAATGGCAAACCTCAACTCTCCTACTGTACACAGCTTCTTTCCTTCCCCCCCACCAAGCAGCTGCAAAGAACTTCATAAGCCCTAATTTGTATCATCACCATTGGCCAAAATGAATCCACTTTCTAGTTTCTACCCTCCAAAAAACGAGAAGAATCCTCGTTTCTTCGGCTGCTCTTCCACCATTACAGCTTCCATACTATCCTGCTCGACCAACCTCCAGGCAGCTTGCTCGAATGCCAGCCCAGCCAAGGCGGGCGGCTTGTTCAGCACCAATGGATATCCTCTGTTGGTACTTCTAATGACCTCTGTATCCTCAGGAATCACCCCCAACAATGGTAACCCTAGCATTTCCTGCACATCAAGCACTGACATCATGTCCTCTCCCTTGATCATATCTGTTCGGACTCTGTTCACAATCATCTTAATATCCCTAATTCCATCGCATTCCAGCAGCCCCGTTACCCTATCTGCATCTCGGAGGCTCGTAATGTCAGGCGTTGTTACGAGGACCGCCTCATTAGCCGGCGTGATTGCAGTGATGAATCCAGCATCAATGCCGGCAGGGCAATCGATGAGGATGAAATCCGGAACTCCTGTATCGCGGGCCTTGAGGGCTTCCACGAGCCAAATCAGCGCTTTTCCGCCGAATCCAATCGGCAATTTGGATCGGGGCTTGGAGATACAGAGCAGCTCGAAATTGGACCACCGCTTATCTCGAACGAGAGCCTGATCGAGGCGGCAGTCGCCGTTGAGAACCTCGACGACGGTGTAATTGACCCGGTTCTCGAGGCCGAGCAGGAGGTCGAGGTTGCGGAGGCCGACGTCGGCATCAATGGCGACGACAGAGAAGCCGAGGCGGGCGAGGGAGAGGCCAATgttggcggtggtggtggtctTGCCGACTCCGCCTTTGCCGGAGGTAATGACGACCGCCCTGGGGGTTTCTCCGGCGAGCTGAGGCTTGCGGTTGTACTGAAGGATTGCCTTGACAGTGGTGGGGGGCGAATAGGGTTTGGtgtagggttttagggttttggaTGCAAGGGGAATGGGCGGGTTGAAGTAGAAGAGGGAAGAGTAAGGATTAGGGTTTGTCAAGTGTTGTAGAGATATCATTTCTTCAACAATGTTTGTTTGGGGAGGACGAAATGGGTGAGATGATTcacagaagaagaaatggaaccATAACTATGCCCGAAGTTTCTATGTGTGAAGTGTATTTaatccaaaaattttaaattacaattaatatctcaaataataaatccaaaatTACTTTCAAAATTAATGACTAAAGCTTCTGAtttcaaaatcttttttttttaatacatatacacTTTGTCTTAGTATACAAAAAATGGTTATAAATGTGTTAATaactaaaaggaaaaataaaataaaataaagcattCAGCATGTTGTTAGATGGCAAAATAGATCCGCTGCTGACAATTTGGCAAAGAAACATATCTTGCAAACAAGAGGAGGAAGGTGTTTTGATAATCCACTTGTGAGTTGtgtcaattcttgggatcttgaGAGTTGAGAGAACAAGACTTGGGTATGTGATGTGCTAAATGCTAATGCAACAAGGTAAGATTCCTCTCGTCGCTTAAATTTTATCACTTGCAAGATGATGTGGTATGCTTTTGTGTcaaataacttttttatttaattttgttgctCAAGAGTTTAGCAAAGAAAGCTTGCTAAGAGCATCTACACTAATTGTCTTTTTAcgatttttaagaaaatttatgCCATGTTAAAAGAGAGAGAGGCAAGTGAGAGAAGATAAAATTACTCTTgcaaatatttagttttttttttgcagaaagTGGGGCCCACCAACAATAAATGTCAGTTGC
This portion of the Ipomoea triloba cultivar NCNSP0323 chromosome 5, ASM357664v1 genome encodes:
- the LOC116019999 gene encoding uncharacterized protein LOC116019999 produces the protein MAAKQDNPSNPPSPKNTDDQPPALEELSNMVKTGSILDRAGFLQHSTDRELTEKILKKFEDCGLMRFLTYDYQSVHRMDFTEWFVNAKIVGDEIQSRVGNTDIIIGAGDIRAAFDFVVPEGAHSDLSRYAFEQQKLWEEIKADFAPANLKLSFKKRLLKTEYERAVDVIIKILQYKVAGTDDVNLEIFTLLSAIMENYPCNWPQIIFNFLRSYVERAVNVGSKSLNQKVGFGFLVQYLLHLKGIKLRPGVPVHRNTYLFKTKPQAHKRQAETPTKSKKKAVVAQESSSKVPLAKNLEKLLKSKKTKRRPLKDVRVVSKAVKMGGEEGDDTKVRDSVVEGEARAPIAQIVAVDVPTSRVKEEVTEIPVNVNVQTRSIPREPATTAADVTSESMDIDADAEIAAEMQMGETQPGSIVGGDSACIDEELLAEYMRVKAWQKWRISDFATIAAGISFMEPEEEFSLKWLNTSYIPEATSFALIDDVYSKKLAAREAEKGKYKAADEESQSTTPKDAEKAFQKDFRRAMQQSRLEQEMEGPGSTSGVGTRRPIREITPEQPTRSPDAREVAVLSSFQTKDVTQTLQCAEEAMKKMWGLVTRMANKVELMEEQAAAVQKKLSKIDEKMDDVYDKVGAIPAMNDKIDVITDGVINLYDKLSVFIDDAKKGEGSRRPPRRFGSAQQRASGSTSTSQDIVPFPDESYSLQNLLDYAKTWNMIHFKNEEIRKQKQEDEREREDEERKKRQRIMEQQTEKEILAKSAKYKEGTRLDSD
- the LOC116020001 gene encoding putative septum site-determining protein minD homolog, chloroplastic, giving the protein MISLQHLTNPNPYSSLFYFNPPIPLASKTLKPYTKPYSPPTTVKAILQYNRKPQLAGETPRAVVITSGKGGVGKTTTTANIGLSLARLGFSVVAIDADVGLRNLDLLLGLENRVNYTVVEVLNGDCRLDQALVRDKRWSNFELLCISKPRSKLPIGFGGKALIWLVEALKARDTGVPDFILIDCPAGIDAGFITAITPANEAVLVTTPDITSLRDADRVTGLLECDGIRDIKMIVNRVRTDMIKGEDMMSVLDVQEMLGLPLLGVIPEDTEVIRSTNRGYPLVLNKPPALAGLAFEQAAWRLVEQDSMEAVMVEEQPKKRGFFSFFGG
- the LOC116020000 gene encoding uncharacterized protein LOC116020000, which produces MGTAFASKRNGSMSAMCAQTKIPEFIERADRKCKGWIHFVGVGGCGLSALAMLALKQGFEVSGSDIKWSSYMDPLHEAGARLYIGHSEFNLLRNDGSSLPDAVVVSSAIPVDNVEILHAKARRVPVYKRGAWLGKITEGHNLIAVSGSHGKSTTASMLAYLLHAMGDDITAVVGAKVPQFDGGNIIYGTGNNFVLEADEYDYCFLGLRPHIAVVTNVDWEHVDIFQNEEEVRATFRRFVQQIRDGGHLILCGDSCAGAYISLCSRGKADTEPHISNEFETFPSSELCCDRYHITTYGISSFNEWHASSIHPNSYGGSDYKLYHKGHYVADISLRMPGIHNIINSLAVIATVSIVASDKGFFDTITSLRSHLLNFRGICRRFEKVGTICGCHIYDDYAHHPTEIRAVLQAARQRFPFTELLVIFEPHTYSRIAALKSEFAAAFKDADQVVVTEVYAARETSHCTSGRDLARSIACPSSEFIPSRETSHCISGSDLARSIVCPSSEFIPSLDRVLDKLVSLVWKDPDREIVILTLGAGDITTLGRKLLCELQLRITYCSMFQ